A window of Pusillimonas sp. T7-7 contains these coding sequences:
- a CDS encoding M23 family metallopeptidase, which yields MFKKGTPTTPSYRAIVRSHRSHHFFRNGLAVVALGLFAAAAALAVVQPSQAPVVYEARQTLDLPSPFPQAQNNFTAPFISQTQIRAGDTLAVLLQRLHVQEPGLLPFLIQSKDARSIYKLYPGRSLQAALDQDGNLAWLRYNHTPYTVDQGKPVSRWLEIKPDDDGGFSAAEHTQAASAQIQMAEGVIRSSLFGATDAAGIPDAITMQMTEILGSKIDFIRDLRSDDYFRIVYETYSHNGHEVGSGRVLALEFSNRNKTYEAVWFTPEGESGSYYDFEGASLKGAFLRTALKFTRISSTFGMRKHPVHGVWRGHKGVDYAAPSGTPIHATADGVVEFKGKKNGYGNTIILKHHNGYSTLYAHQSRYAKGLRKGNKVSQGQLIGYVGSTGWATGPHLHYEFRVNNKPIDPLSIDLPVARTLDKSQRKAFEQTVVRYQDHLHFLASMQSDDLQVANR from the coding sequence ATGTTCAAGAAAGGGACCCCAACCACTCCCTCTTATCGAGCCATCGTACGTTCTCATCGGTCACACCACTTTTTTCGTAACGGTCTTGCAGTCGTTGCACTGGGGCTGTTTGCCGCCGCTGCGGCACTGGCTGTAGTACAGCCCTCCCAAGCGCCTGTCGTATACGAAGCCCGCCAAACCCTCGATCTGCCCTCGCCCTTCCCACAGGCGCAAAACAATTTTACCGCCCCGTTCATCAGCCAGACTCAGATCCGCGCTGGCGATACCCTGGCGGTCTTGTTGCAACGCTTGCATGTACAAGAGCCTGGCCTGCTGCCCTTCCTGATCCAGAGCAAAGACGCGCGCTCCATATACAAACTTTATCCTGGACGCAGCCTGCAAGCGGCGCTCGACCAGGACGGCAACCTGGCCTGGCTGCGCTACAACCACACACCGTATACCGTAGATCAGGGCAAACCGGTATCGCGCTGGCTGGAAATCAAGCCCGATGACGACGGCGGGTTCAGTGCTGCCGAACACACCCAGGCGGCCAGCGCACAAATACAGATGGCCGAAGGCGTTATCAGGAGCTCTTTGTTTGGCGCCACCGACGCAGCTGGCATTCCTGATGCCATCACCATGCAAATGACCGAAATCCTGGGCAGCAAGATCGATTTCATACGAGATCTGCGTAGCGACGATTACTTTCGCATCGTCTACGAAACTTATTCGCACAACGGTCACGAAGTGGGCTCCGGCCGGGTCCTGGCGCTTGAGTTCAGCAATCGTAACAAAACCTACGAAGCAGTCTGGTTTACGCCTGAAGGGGAATCCGGCAGCTATTACGACTTCGAAGGCGCCAGCCTGAAGGGCGCCTTCTTGCGCACAGCCCTGAAGTTCACCCGCATCAGCTCCACTTTCGGCATGCGCAAACACCCGGTGCATGGCGTATGGCGCGGGCACAAAGGCGTTGACTATGCAGCGCCCAGCGGTACACCCATCCACGCTACCGCTGACGGCGTGGTCGAATTCAAGGGCAAGAAAAACGGTTATGGCAATACCATCATCCTGAAGCACCATAACGGCTACAGCACGCTTTATGCACACCAAAGCCGCTATGCCAAAGGCCTTAGAAAAGGTAACAAGGTCAGCCAGGGTCAATTGATAGGGTACGTGGGTTCCACCGGCTGGGCCACCGGCCCGCATCTGCACTACGAGTTCCGCGTCAACAACAAGCCTATTGACCCGCTATCTATTGACTTGCCCGTTGCTCGCACGCTCGACAAATCACAACGCAAGGCCTTCGAACAAACGGTGGTCCGGTATCAGGATCATCTACATTTCCTGGCCAGCATGCAAAGCGACGACCTTCAGGTCGCCAACCGCTAA
- the tyrS gene encoding tyrosine--tRNA ligase, whose protein sequence is MSSTEAPITPQIEEYLRIAKRGCDELLVESEFAKKLARSEATGVPLRIKLGLDPTAPDIHLGHTVVLNKMRQLQDLGHTVIFLIGDFTSMIGDPSGRNATRPPLTAEQIQENAKTYYAQASLVLDPSRTEIRYNSEWCDPLGARGMIQLASRYTVARMMEREDFTRRFKGGIPISVHEFLYPLMQGYDSVALKSDLELGGTDQKFNLLVGRELQKEYGQEPQCILTMPLLEGTDGVDKMSKSKGNYIGITEAPESMFGKLMSISDTLMWKYYELLSFRSMDDIAQLQNQVKSGMNPRDVKVMLGQEIVARFHTQQAAHDALASFEARFRDGAIPEDMPEVQLGAAPLGILKVLREAGLVASGAEAQRNVEQGGVRVDGDRIEDKSLQLPAGTYVVQVGKRKFARVTLTG, encoded by the coding sequence ATGTCGTCAACCGAAGCGCCCATTACCCCACAAATCGAAGAATATCTGCGTATTGCCAAACGAGGTTGCGACGAACTGCTGGTCGAATCCGAGTTTGCCAAGAAGCTGGCCCGCAGCGAGGCTACAGGCGTGCCGCTGCGCATCAAGCTGGGGCTGGATCCCACTGCCCCCGATATTCACCTGGGCCATACCGTGGTCTTGAACAAGATGCGCCAGTTGCAAGACCTGGGGCACACCGTCATTTTCCTGATCGGTGACTTTACCTCTATGATCGGTGATCCCAGCGGGCGCAATGCCACGCGGCCCCCCCTGACGGCCGAACAAATCCAGGAAAACGCCAAAACCTATTACGCACAGGCCAGCCTGGTGCTGGATCCCTCGCGTACTGAAATTCGTTACAACTCAGAGTGGTGCGATCCTCTGGGCGCACGCGGCATGATCCAATTGGCGTCGCGCTATACCGTGGCGCGCATGATGGAACGCGAAGACTTCACACGGCGCTTCAAGGGTGGCATCCCCATTTCGGTGCATGAGTTTCTGTATCCGCTGATGCAGGGCTATGATTCGGTTGCCCTGAAATCCGACCTGGAACTGGGCGGAACCGACCAGAAATTCAACCTGTTGGTTGGCCGCGAGTTACAAAAAGAATATGGCCAAGAGCCGCAATGCATCCTGACCATGCCTCTGCTCGAAGGCACTGACGGGGTCGACAAAATGTCCAAATCCAAGGGTAACTACATCGGAATTACCGAAGCGCCCGAATCCATGTTTGGCAAGCTTATGTCTATTTCCGATACCTTGATGTGGAAATATTACGAACTCTTGTCTTTCCGCTCCATGGACGATATCGCCCAGCTGCAAAATCAGGTAAAAAGTGGAATGAACCCGCGTGATGTCAAAGTCATGCTGGGCCAGGAAATCGTGGCGCGTTTCCATACACAGCAAGCCGCGCACGATGCCTTGGCTTCGTTCGAAGCGCGCTTTCGCGACGGCGCCATTCCTGAAGATATGCCCGAGGTGCAGTTGGGCGCTGCACCGCTGGGCATACTCAAGGTACTGCGCGAAGCTGGCCTGGTCGCCTCGGGCGCCGAGGCGCAGCGCAATGTCGAACAGGGGGGTGTTCGGGTTGACGGCGACCGTATCGAAGACAAGTCGTTGCAACTTCCGGCGGGCACCTATGTCGTTCAAGTAGGCAAACGCAAGTTTGCCCGTGTCACATTAACAGGCTAA
- a CDS encoding YbhB/YbcL family Raf kinase inhibitor-like protein, whose product MKLTSESFVDQGPISERNAFGKIDGQNHVALAGNANPQLSWSDAPAATQSYVVICHDPDVPSKPDDVNQEDREIPGTLPRVDFYHWALIDIPAATTHIAEGAYSEGITPRGKAGPLALDGTRQGVNDYTVWFAADRDMNGDYFGYDGPCPPWNDSIPHRYIFTVYALDIAELPFEGRFTGGDVIKAIQGHVLAQASIVGTYTLNPRLENAAS is encoded by the coding sequence ATGAAACTGACCAGTGAATCTTTTGTAGACCAGGGCCCTATTTCCGAGCGCAATGCCTTTGGCAAGATCGACGGACAAAACCATGTGGCGCTTGCGGGCAATGCCAATCCACAGCTGTCTTGGTCAGATGCGCCTGCGGCCACGCAGTCGTATGTGGTGATCTGCCACGACCCCGACGTACCCAGCAAGCCCGACGACGTCAATCAGGAAGACCGTGAAATACCCGGCACCCTGCCGCGTGTTGATTTCTATCACTGGGCCCTGATCGATATTCCGGCGGCCACCACCCATATTGCCGAGGGCGCCTATTCCGAAGGAATCACGCCGCGTGGCAAGGCGGGCCCGCTGGCGCTCGATGGCACCCGTCAGGGTGTCAATGACTACACCGTCTGGTTTGCCGCCGATCGCGACATGAATGGCGATTACTTCGGTTACGACGGCCCATGCCCGCCCTGGAACGACTCCATCCCGCATCGCTATATTTTTACGGTGTACGCGCTGGATATTGCCGAGCTGCCCTTCGAGGGCCGGTTTACCGGCGGGGATGTCATAAAGGCCATCCAGGGCCATGTGCTGGCGCAGGCGTCCATTGTGGGCACCTATACACTGAATCCCAGGCTGGAAAACGCCGCATCATAA
- the glyA gene encoding serine hydroxymethyltransferase — protein MFDRSRTLDLVDADVWAAVQKENVRQEQHIELIASENYTSPAVMQAQGTQLTNKYAEGYPGKRYYGGCEYVDIVEQLAIDRLKEIFGAEAANVQPNSGSQANQGVYMAVLKPGDTVLGMSLAEGGHLTHGSPVNASGKLYNFLSYGLDANEELDYDQLEQLAKEHKPKLIVGGASAYALRIDFERMARIAHDNGALFMVDIAHYAGLVAGGVYPNPVPHADFVTSTTHKSLRGPRGGVIMMKAEHEKIVNSAIFPGIQGGPLMHVIAAKAVAFKEALSPEFKEYAAQVVKNADVLARTLVERGLRIVSGRTESHVMLVDLRAKGITGKEAEAALGQAHITVNKNAIPNDPEKPFVTSGVRLGTPAMTTRGFKEAEAELTAHLIADVLDNPRDEASIADVRKRVNELTASLPVYR, from the coding sequence ATGTTTGACCGTTCTCGTACTCTCGATCTCGTCGATGCCGATGTCTGGGCAGCCGTTCAAAAGGAAAACGTTCGCCAAGAACAGCACATCGAACTGATCGCGTCTGAAAACTACACCAGCCCTGCTGTGATGCAGGCGCAGGGTACTCAACTGACGAACAAGTACGCAGAAGGGTATCCCGGCAAGCGCTACTACGGCGGCTGCGAATACGTCGACATCGTCGAACAGCTGGCCATAGACCGCCTGAAGGAAATCTTTGGTGCGGAAGCCGCCAATGTGCAGCCGAACTCGGGCTCGCAGGCCAACCAGGGTGTTTACATGGCTGTCCTCAAGCCGGGCGATACCGTACTGGGCATGAGCCTGGCCGAAGGCGGCCACCTTACCCATGGTTCGCCCGTCAATGCATCGGGCAAACTCTACAACTTCCTGTCATACGGCCTGGATGCCAACGAGGAGCTCGACTACGACCAGCTTGAGCAGCTGGCTAAAGAGCATAAACCCAAACTCATCGTTGGGGGCGCATCGGCCTATGCCTTGCGCATAGACTTCGAGCGCATGGCGCGCATTGCGCACGATAACGGCGCCTTGTTCATGGTCGATATCGCCCACTATGCGGGCCTGGTGGCCGGCGGCGTGTATCCCAACCCTGTGCCGCATGCCGACTTCGTTACGTCGACTACGCATAAATCCTTGCGCGGCCCGCGCGGCGGCGTCATCATGATGAAGGCCGAGCACGAAAAAATCGTCAACTCGGCCATCTTCCCCGGCATTCAGGGCGGTCCGCTCATGCATGTCATTGCCGCCAAGGCGGTTGCCTTCAAAGAAGCGCTGTCTCCCGAGTTCAAAGAGTACGCGGCCCAGGTCGTCAAGAACGCCGACGTGTTGGCACGTACTTTGGTCGAGCGCGGCTTGCGCATCGTATCGGGCCGTACCGAAAGCCACGTCATGCTGGTTGATCTGCGCGCCAAGGGTATTACCGGCAAAGAAGCCGAAGCTGCCCTGGGCCAGGCTCATATCACCGTCAACAAAAACGCCATCCCCAACGACCCTGAAAAGCCCTTTGTCACCAGCGGCGTGCGTCTGGGCACCCCGGCCATGACGACCCGGGGCTTCAAGGAAGCCGAGGCCGAGCTCACGGCCCATCTGATCGCCGACGTGCTCGACAACCCTCGCGACGAGGCTTCTATTGCCGACGTGCGCAAGCGAGTCAACGAACTGACCGCAAGCCTGCCGGTTTACCGTTAA
- the nrdR gene encoding transcriptional regulator NrdR, translated as MKCPFCSSFDTQVIDSRVSEEGDTIRRRRRCTACDRRFTTYERAELVMPAVVKRNGTRTEFDINKLRASLNLALRKRPVSTEDVDAAVARIEENLLVSGLREVESGHVGELVMNELRKLDQVAYVRFASVYKSFEDIGEFVKAIDEIKIPSKS; from the coding sequence ATGAAATGCCCATTCTGCAGCAGCTTCGATACGCAGGTCATAGACTCCCGGGTTTCGGAAGAGGGCGACACCATACGCCGTCGGCGTCGCTGCACCGCCTGTGACCGCCGTTTCACCACCTACGAGCGTGCCGAGCTAGTCATGCCGGCGGTGGTCAAGCGCAACGGGACGCGTACTGAATTCGACATCAACAAGCTGCGTGCCAGCCTGAACCTGGCCTTGCGCAAACGCCCGGTCAGCACTGAAGACGTCGATGCCGCAGTGGCGCGCATCGAAGAAAACCTGCTGGTCAGCGGCTTGCGTGAAGTCGAGTCTGGCCATGTGGGCGAACTGGTCATGAATGAGCTGCGCAAGCTTGATCAGGTGGCTTATGTGCGTTTTGCGTCGGTATATAAAAGCTTTGAAGACATAGGCGAATTCGTCAAAGCCATCGACGAGATCAAGATTCCCTCCAAGTCGTGA
- the ribD gene encoding bifunctional diaminohydroxyphosphoribosylaminopyrimidine deaminase/5-amino-6-(5-phosphoribosylamino)uracil reductase RibD — MSDEGWMRQALHLAESVLYITAPNPRVACLIVRDGRLLAEGATRQAGGPHAEIVALRQAAERGIDTAGATVYVTLEPCSHYGRTPPCVDALIAARPARVVIAMGDPNPLVHGQGIAKLRATGIAVTTDICTEEALAINPGFVARMTRKTPWLWLKLASSLDGRIALANGQSQWITGTAARADGHHWRARSCVVLSGVGTVLADDPQMNVRHVETARPPIKAIVDTRFQVMEQARIFDGTPTWVFTCVSDPEKVHRLADRNVQVVELPAAAGRVDLHALMRWLGEHDINEVHVEAGARLSGALLQAQCTDELLVYMAPVLLGEGIGMARMEPLQQLAQAQRFEFIHTACVAPDVRLRARHIDHWKTLLQALRQQS; from the coding sequence ATGAGCGACGAAGGCTGGATGCGCCAGGCCCTGCATCTGGCAGAAAGCGTCCTGTACATTACCGCGCCCAATCCACGCGTAGCCTGCCTGATTGTGCGCGATGGCCGGTTGCTGGCCGAAGGCGCCACCCGGCAGGCCGGCGGCCCGCACGCCGAAATCGTCGCCTTGCGCCAGGCGGCCGAGCGCGGCATCGATACCGCTGGCGCCACCGTCTATGTCACGCTCGAGCCGTGCAGCCATTATGGCCGCACGCCGCCCTGCGTTGATGCGCTGATCGCCGCCAGGCCGGCGCGTGTCGTCATCGCCATGGGTGATCCCAACCCCCTGGTTCATGGCCAGGGTATTGCCAAGCTGCGGGCTACGGGCATTGCGGTCACCACAGATATTTGCACTGAAGAAGCACTGGCGATTAATCCCGGCTTTGTGGCCCGCATGACCCGCAAAACGCCCTGGCTCTGGCTGAAACTGGCGTCCTCCCTCGACGGCCGCATTGCGTTGGCCAATGGGCAGTCGCAGTGGATTACCGGCACGGCCGCAAGAGCTGATGGCCATCATTGGCGTGCACGCAGCTGCGTAGTGCTGTCCGGTGTCGGCACTGTGCTGGCTGACGACCCTCAGATGAATGTGCGCCACGTTGAAACCGCCAGGCCGCCCATCAAGGCTATTGTCGATACCCGATTCCAGGTCATGGAGCAGGCCCGGATATTCGACGGAACACCGACCTGGGTATTTACCTGTGTGTCAGACCCGGAAAAAGTCCACAGACTGGCTGATCGGAACGTGCAAGTCGTCGAGCTGCCGGCCGCCGCAGGCCGGGTCGATCTGCATGCGCTGATGCGCTGGCTGGGCGAGCACGATATCAATGAGGTACACGTCGAGGCCGGCGCCCGGCTTAGTGGCGCCTTGTTGCAAGCGCAATGCACCGACGAGCTGCTGGTCTATATGGCGCCTGTGCTGCTGGGTGAAGGCATAGGCATGGCACGCATGGAGCCCTTGCAGCAGTTGGCGCAAGCCCAGCGATTCGAATTCATACACACGGCGTGTGTTGCGCCCGATGTGCGCCTGAGGGCGCGGCATATAGATCACTGGAAGACATTGCTGCAGGCCTTGCGGCAACAGAGTTAA
- a CDS encoding riboflavin synthase: MFTGIVAAVGKIIKVIPFNEGQKDAGVHLKIQVGGFLTDSTKLGDSIAIQGACMTVVALEPDSFSVDVSRESLNRTAGLDAVGEVNLEHALRLGDSLDGHLVSGHVDGLGLVSRFEPVGESWDLRIKVPQELAKYMAYKGSVTVNGVSLTVNRVDDMADGCEIHINLIPHTVQVTTLKHLAAGASVNLEIDTIARYVERMVSLQGAGQRS; this comes from the coding sequence ATGTTTACAGGCATTGTTGCCGCCGTTGGCAAAATCATCAAGGTCATTCCGTTCAATGAAGGCCAGAAAGACGCAGGCGTTCATTTGAAGATACAGGTGGGCGGTTTTCTGACCGACAGCACCAAGTTGGGCGATTCCATAGCCATACAGGGCGCCTGCATGACAGTCGTGGCGCTCGAGCCGGACAGCTTCAGTGTCGATGTATCGCGGGAAAGCCTTAACCGCACAGCGGGTCTGGATGCGGTGGGTGAAGTCAATCTGGAGCACGCCTTGCGCCTGGGCGATTCGCTGGATGGCCACCTGGTGTCGGGCCACGTCGATGGCCTGGGGCTGGTCAGTCGTTTCGAGCCGGTGGGCGAGTCCTGGGACTTGCGCATCAAAGTGCCGCAAGAGCTCGCCAAATACATGGCCTATAAAGGGTCGGTCACCGTCAATGGCGTCAGCCTGACCGTCAATCGCGTGGACGATATGGCCGACGGCTGTGAAATACACATCAACCTGATTCCGCATACTGTGCAGGTGACTACGCTTAAGCATTTGGCTGCGGGTGCTTCGGTGAACCTGGAGATCGATACCATTGCGCGCTATGTGGAACGCATGGTCAGCCTTCAGGGCGCCGGCCAGCGCTCCTGA
- a CDS encoding LysR family transcriptional regulator: MNIQTLAAFVAVAREGSLTRAALKLHITQPAVGLHIKNLQAQTGLRLLTRTAQGMQLTADGSSLLPLAEKVLQSQASFKTAAHRLSKEIRGQLRIGTILDPEFLRLGALLNELLRYAQHLEIVLGHGMSGEVLQRVMDDELDAGFYLSTPSDTLTTSETIFCKVLTRYSYKVLAPAGWESQVRDKEWRQLAGLPWLATPTASAHHRLLAQVFGANSLTGLDANYVALVDQEASMLDLVKSGVGLSLVRDHIALREAQAHGLAIANLVSLECALSFVCLRKRMDDPSVAAALMALKQVWPNA; encoded by the coding sequence ATGAATATCCAGACGCTTGCCGCCTTTGTCGCGGTCGCCCGGGAAGGCAGCCTGACGCGCGCCGCGCTCAAGCTTCACATTACCCAGCCCGCCGTTGGACTGCATATAAAGAATCTGCAGGCACAAACCGGCCTACGCCTTCTGACGCGTACGGCGCAAGGCATGCAACTGACGGCCGATGGCTCTTCCTTGCTGCCGCTTGCAGAAAAAGTCCTGCAATCTCAAGCCAGCTTCAAGACTGCGGCGCATAGGCTTAGCAAGGAAATACGCGGACAGCTTCGAATCGGAACGATTCTGGATCCTGAGTTCCTGCGCTTGGGCGCCTTATTAAATGAACTATTAAGATACGCCCAGCATCTGGAAATCGTGCTGGGCCACGGAATGAGTGGGGAAGTCCTGCAGCGCGTCATGGACGACGAGCTCGATGCCGGCTTTTACCTGAGCACTCCCAGCGACACCCTGACCACTTCGGAAACCATATTCTGCAAGGTCCTGACCCGCTATTCGTACAAAGTTCTGGCGCCGGCCGGCTGGGAGTCGCAAGTCCGCGACAAGGAGTGGCGTCAGCTTGCCGGTCTGCCTTGGCTGGCCACACCCACGGCTTCAGCGCACCATCGTCTGCTTGCGCAAGTATTCGGCGCAAACTCATTGACAGGCCTGGATGCAAACTATGTGGCGCTGGTAGACCAGGAAGCTTCGATGCTGGATTTGGTGAAATCGGGCGTAGGCCTGAGCCTGGTACGCGACCATATTGCCCTGCGCGAGGCCCAGGCGCATGGGCTGGCCATAGCCAATCTGGTCAGCCTGGAATGTGCGCTGAGTTTCGTCTGCCTGCGCAAACGTATGGACGACCCTTCCGTGGCGGCCGCCTTGATGGCGCTGAAACAGGTCTGGCCGAATGCTTAG
- a CDS encoding GMC family oxidoreductase: MPELEFDYVIVGAGTAGCLLANRLSADPSQRVLLIEAGGKDNYHWIHIPVGYLYCIGNARTDWLYSTEPDKGLNGRVLRYPRGKTLGGSSSINGMIYMRGQARDYEHWAASVGDDAWSWESCLADFKAHESHYRLDSAVNSDGKQTGAAQEAFAKFHASGGEWRIEKQRLRWDILDAFSKAAQQAGIPASDDFNQGVNEGVGYFEVNQKDGWRWNAAKAFLRPACQSRANFTLWTQSQTERLLIERQADGGLKCTGALVRRDGTTVTVKARKELVLSAGSIGTPQLLQLSGIGPGELLQRHGIQVLADRPGVGANLQDHLQIRTVFKVQGVKTLNSIASSLWGKAMIGLEYAIKRSGPMSMAPSQLGAFTRSDPSKTHANIEYHVQPLSLEAFGEPLHRFNAFTASVCNLNPGSRGSVQIKSASPDDKPAIAPNYLSTDEDRKVAADSLRITRTIVAQPALAPYQPQEYKPGVQFQTDEELSRLAGDIATTIFHPVGTAKMGRADDPGAVVDAHLKVYGVQGLRVVDASIMPSITSGNTNSPTLMIAEKAARWILAGV, encoded by the coding sequence ATGCCAGAACTGGAATTCGACTATGTGATTGTGGGTGCGGGAACCGCGGGTTGCCTGCTTGCCAACCGGCTGAGCGCCGATCCCTCACAACGTGTGCTGTTGATTGAAGCCGGAGGCAAAGACAATTATCACTGGATACACATTCCCGTTGGCTATCTGTACTGCATAGGCAATGCGCGCACAGACTGGCTGTACAGCACTGAGCCCGACAAGGGCTTGAACGGCAGGGTATTGCGCTATCCCCGAGGCAAGACGCTGGGCGGCAGCTCCAGTATCAACGGCATGATCTACATGCGCGGCCAAGCACGCGACTATGAGCACTGGGCTGCGTCGGTGGGCGACGATGCCTGGTCCTGGGAAAGCTGCCTGGCCGATTTCAAGGCTCATGAAAGCCACTACAGACTGGACTCGGCCGTGAACAGCGATGGCAAGCAAACGGGTGCGGCACAGGAAGCATTCGCGAAATTTCATGCCTCGGGCGGCGAGTGGCGTATTGAAAAACAGCGCTTGCGCTGGGATATCCTTGATGCGTTTTCCAAGGCCGCGCAGCAGGCAGGCATTCCGGCAAGCGATGATTTCAATCAAGGCGTCAACGAAGGCGTAGGCTATTTCGAGGTGAATCAGAAAGATGGCTGGCGCTGGAATGCGGCCAAGGCCTTCCTTAGGCCGGCATGCCAATCACGGGCCAACTTTACCTTGTGGACGCAGTCACAGACCGAACGCCTGCTCATCGAGCGCCAGGCGGACGGCGGACTCAAATGCACGGGCGCCCTCGTGCGCCGCGACGGAACAACCGTCACTGTAAAGGCCCGGAAAGAGCTGGTACTGAGCGCAGGCAGCATCGGTACGCCCCAGTTGCTGCAGCTATCGGGCATCGGGCCCGGTGAGCTGTTGCAGCGGCACGGTATACAGGTGTTGGCCGACAGACCGGGGGTGGGCGCCAATTTGCAGGACCATCTGCAAATACGCACGGTGTTCAAGGTGCAGGGGGTGAAAACGCTGAACAGCATTGCTTCCAGCCTGTGGGGGAAAGCCATGATAGGGCTTGAGTATGCTATCAAGCGCAGCGGCCCCATGAGCATGGCGCCTTCTCAATTGGGTGCGTTCACACGCAGCGACCCATCGAAGACTCATGCCAACATTGAATACCATGTCCAGCCCTTGAGCCTGGAAGCCTTTGGCGAACCCTTGCATCGCTTCAACGCCTTTACGGCCAGCGTGTGCAATCTGAATCCGGGCAGCCGCGGTAGCGTGCAGATCAAAAGCGCCAGCCCCGACGATAAGCCGGCCATTGCGCCCAACTATCTGAGCACCGACGAAGACCGCAAGGTTGCCGCCGATTCATTGCGGATTACTCGTACTATCGTCGCTCAGCCGGCGCTGGCGCCGTATCAGCCCCAGGAGTACAAGCCGGGCGTGCAATTCCAGACAGATGAAGAGCTCTCGCGCCTGGCGGGCGATATTGCCACGACTATTTTTCATCCGGTCGGTACGGCAAAAATGGGCCGGGCCGACGACCCTGGCGCGGTGGTTGATGCCCATTTGAAGGTATATGGCGTGCAGGGGCTGCGTGTGGTGGACGCCAGCATTATGCCCTCTATCACCAGCGGCAATACCAATAGTCCTACGCTCATGATTGCGGAAAAAGCCGCACGCTGGATACTGGCTGGCGTTTAG
- a CDS encoding GntR family transcriptional regulator, with the protein MKALTKLTQSETARHLIRAEILDGRLPPDAKLNIKSLEGRLGVSLGAIREALSRLSAEGMVNAEAHRGFRVSSISKEELLDLTRTRIEIESLCLSKAIEVGDVEWETRIVGAAHRMERLQRSPSDPVARVGDDWNQAHGEFHEALVSACPSAWLHRIRRLLYEQSERYRRLSVPLDTDHRDVRDEHRRIMDAVLRRDEAAALQELKNHLLATTQIILRSPLLQDKPSDPADDTGD; encoded by the coding sequence ATGAAAGCACTCACTAAATTGACCCAATCGGAAACTGCGCGACACCTGATACGCGCGGAAATCCTTGACGGGCGCCTGCCGCCAGACGCGAAGCTGAATATCAAATCGCTGGAAGGCCGGTTGGGAGTCAGCCTGGGCGCCATACGGGAAGCCCTGTCGCGTCTAAGCGCCGAAGGCATGGTCAATGCAGAAGCTCACCGCGGATTCCGAGTCAGCTCCATCAGCAAGGAAGAATTGCTCGATCTGACCAGAACCCGGATCGAGATCGAGTCGCTCTGCCTGAGCAAAGCCATAGAGGTTGGCGATGTCGAATGGGAAACCAGAATCGTTGGCGCAGCCCATCGCATGGAGCGCCTGCAGCGTTCTCCTTCTGATCCCGTAGCCCGCGTGGGCGACGATTGGAACCAGGCGCATGGTGAGTTTCATGAGGCGCTGGTCAGCGCATGCCCCAGCGCCTGGCTGCACCGCATCCGCAGGCTTCTGTACGAGCAAAGCGAACGCTACCGCCGACTGTCCGTCCCACTCGATACCGACCACCGCGATGTTCGCGACGAACACCGGCGCATCATGGATGCGGTTTTGCGCCGCGACGAAGCGGCTGCCCTGCAGGAACTGAAGAACCACCTGCTGGCCACCACTCAGATCATCCTGCGATCGCCTTTGCTGCAAGATAAGCCGTCAGATCCGGCGGACGACACGGGCGATTAA